gtcattcaacaatttcaagCTTTAACCCAGGTTTAAGCAAAAGTGCAACAACTTCACAGTAgcttaaattttactgttcaagaaatcagataattacaaattttgtaacatataacattacaattaaaaaaaaataaactcttcTCAGTATAGtgtgaatataaaaaatgaaacatgccTGTGGCAGACATATAGCCTGCTCAAAGAGTAAACAATTGTAAACTTTTATCTAGAACAACAAAACACGTGCTTGTTAGATCTCTGAAACATTATGCTCAttctaaacattttttgcaAGAAAGATGAGCCTGTCCACAACCTCTGGCTTAAGGCAGGCCCGGTTGCAGGTAACTATTCCCCCACCCACACTAAATACCCTCTCTGAGGGGGCACTAGTGGCTGGAATAGAAAGATATTTTTTAGCCAGTAAGCTTAGCCTTGGAAAGTTGGGCTGATGCAGCTTCCACCATTCGAGAGGATCTGTGTCTGGCTCTATGTCTGGAATAAGGAAATACGTCGCAAGCTCAGTctcaatttttgttttctcagatTGTGGGTGTGGCGTGGTGGATGGTGCACTGTTTTTAAAGAAGGCACCCAgagtcattttcttttttggtggGGTGTTCTCTTGAACAGCTGAGGGACCAGCTTCCTCTGTGGTAGAGTTGCAGAAAGCAGAGATCTCAGACACCGCTCTTTTTTTGACAACTTCCAGTTTGCTAGCATCAATGTAAGTTGTATGGAACCTTGGGTCTAAAAGTGTGGCCATGTCCAAAAGTTCCTCTTTCTCCAAATCACAGTATTTACTTTCGAGGTAACGCATGACGTTAGCTTTGATTGTTTTTGTTAGCTCCAAATCTTCCTCCTCTGGCAGGAGGAgacttgttttaaacaaatgcagcaCTGGTTTGATGCATGACACACTGACATATGATTCCCCTGACAGTGCATCAGTGAAGTCCTGGAGAGGTTTCACTGCTTTGTTGGTGGCCAAATCTTGCCACGTGGGAACAAGATGACGCGTTTTCTTGTCCGCACCCAGGACACGAGTTATTGCCTTCTCTTGCTCAAGAAAGCGCTCAATCATCTTTTGACGAGACCCCCAACGTGTTGGGGATTCTGAGATCAAAAGATGCTGGGGAAGTCCAAGCTCAGCCTGCACCTCTGTCATGTCTCGCCTTTTTTTCCAGCTGTAGGAGAAGGCTGATACAGCTTTTTTGCAGACCCCTATGGCCCGATCGATCCTTGGATCCTTCACACCATTCTCtgtaataaatatgaaaagatATAGTATATTTTTGTCACTCCAAACTATATATTTGATTACGTGAgttttcaaaattgttttgtaattttatcaCAATTTTAATAGCTGTAACACAGTttaatacataatgtataatGAATGCAGATTAAGGAAAAGTCAGGTTTATTTATGTAACCCATTCTATGTGTGTAAACcagttgaaatatatataatgttctgGCTATTAAATTATGAGCAAACAGTTCTTTACAATGTGCAAGTATGTGCACCTATTTATTCTTACACCAACTCTTACCTATAGCGTTGTGGAGTCTGTGGCCAAAACACTGCAAGCTGGGCCAGTTGTTGTCCTTAAGGGCTTTTATGATGTTGGTGCCACTATCAGTTGTCATGCAGACGAGTCGTTCCTCCGAAAGTCCCCAGGAGCTGAGAGCGTCTTTTAAGCCATGGGCAATTATTTCACCAGTGTGGTTGTTGGGGAAATACGCTGTCTGAAGGCAGATGCTGCGCAGAGTCCAATTAGTGTTGATGTAGTGAACCGTGAGACTCAGATATGGCTGCATCGTCCGGCTGGACCAGAGGCCCGTTGTGGCTGAGTAAAACTGCATCTCCTCCAGCTCACTGCAGATCTTTTCCCGAGTTGTATTGTACAGGTGAGGCAGCGCTACATC
Above is a window of Labeo rohita strain BAU-BD-2019 chromosome 23, IGBB_LRoh.1.0, whole genome shotgun sequence DNA encoding:
- the LOC127154953 gene encoding zinc finger BED domain-containing protein 4; amino-acid sequence: MIEDHSALGLAKRVSPDPFLRDGVGVPQGLPLIDGDHSALGLAKRVSPDPFLRDGMGVPQGLPLMDGDHSALGLAKRVGPDPFLRDGVGVPQGLPLMDGDHSALGLAKRVGPDPFLRDGMGVPQEFQKRVLQLLVDIKDTIRVATSAGTAYELNPANTLEELKALENRLEDVNEGAELHLRNKHPEEWEKCNRLRSENGSSRTPAKKQTTLPESFTNCVPYDKNGARWKAITEAITRKYFADVALPHLYNTTREKICSELEEMQFYSATTGLWSSRTMQPYLSLTVHYINTNWTLRSICLQTAYFPNNHTGEIIAHGLKDALSSWGLSEERLVCMTTDSGTNIIKALKDNNWPSLQCFGHRLHNAIENGVKDPRIDRAIGVCKKAVSAFSYSWKKRRDMTEVQAELGLPQHLLISESPTRWGSRQKMIERFLEQEKAITRVLGADKKTRHLVPTWQDLATNKAVKPLQDFTDALSGESYVSVSCIKPVLHLFKTSLLLPEEEDLELTKTIKANVMRYLESKYCDLEKEELLDMATLLDPRFHTTYIDASKLEVVKKRAVSEISAFCNSTTEEAGPSAVQENTPPKKKMTLGAFFKNSAPSTTPHPQSEKTKIETELATYFLIPDIEPDTDPLEWWKLHQPNFPRLSLLAKKYLSIPATSAPSERVFSVGGGIVTCNRACLKPEVVDRLIFLAKNV